In Gossypium hirsutum isolate 1008001.06 chromosome D06, Gossypium_hirsutum_v2.1, whole genome shotgun sequence, one genomic interval encodes:
- the LOC121218431 gene encoding uncharacterized protein: MPAQSQPRNEQRPTRPNPERPQFTPIPVSYGELYPKLLEKQLISPHYMAPLKPPYPKCNVTGNPLPNHTGRNVNAVTNEDNCQAKGCVTEVKTPLRKVWEMMIENGLLRSSSKILKEESTKDQSFCDFHGVQGHDIQSCREFRKLLQDMMDNKEVKVFDRVEGAEEGEICASDNQSTAFPYSVDRPLVIYYEAKKEEVSREVKPSLIIEVPAHFPYKDNKAVPWKYDVNIVVPEGEKSKVMNEDVSEVGHFTRNGRCYSPETIEPKKKVAGPSQKGKAPMYDVEDDVGTQLEQEVKKAMNEEEAHEFLKFIKHSEYSVVEQLNKQPARISVLSLLLNSEPHRNALLKVLNQAYVANNVSVEKFDRWANNLNADNFISFSDDEIPPNSRGSIKALHITTNYKGYILANVLIDNGSALNVIPLATLSRMPVDMSYLRPCHSIVRAFDGTRREVMGKIKIPLKVGPCVYDIEFQVMDITPSYSCLLGRHWIHSAGVVP; this comes from the exons ATGCCTGcacaaagccaacccagaaatgaaCAAAGACCAACAAGACCCAATCCTGAAAGACCTCAGTTTACTCCGATTCCTGTATCATATGGAGAGTTATACCCGAAATTGTTGGAAAAACAATTAATTTCCCCACATTACATGGCACCCTTGAAGCCTCCATACCCGAAGTG CAATGTGACGGGAAATCCTCTTCCTAACCATACTGGCAGGAATGTAAATGCGGTAACAAACGAAGATAATTGTCAAGCAAAAGGGTGTGTTACCGAAGTAAAGACACCTTTGCGGAAGGTATGGGAGATGATGATTGAAAATGGCTTGCTCCGTTCGTCTAGTAAGATTCTCAAAGAAGAAAGCACAAAAGACCAGAGTTTCTGTGATTTTCATGGCGTCCAAGGGCATGACATCCAATCTTGCAGGGAATTTAGGAAATTACTTCAGGACATGATGGACAACAAAGAGGTCAAGGTCTTTGATAGGGTGGAGGGGGCCGAAGAAGGAGAAATATGTGCCTCTGATAATCAATCGACGGCTTTCCCTTATAGCGTCGATAGACCTTTGGTGATTTATTACGAGGCAAAGAAGGAAGAGGTTAGTCGAGAAGTTAAACCAAGTTTGATAATCGAAGTACCTGCTCATTTCCCTTACAAGGACAACAAGGCAGTGCCGTGGAAGTATGATGTCAATATTGTTGTGCCTGAAGGTGAAAAGTCAAAGGTTATGAATGAAGATGTCAGTGAAGTAGGGCATTTCACTCGCAACGGAAGGTGTTATTCTCCCGAGACTATTGAACCAAAGAAGAAAGTTGCTGGCCCAAGCCAAAAAGGAAAAGCACCAATGTATGATGTTGAGGATGATGTTGGAACACAGCTTGAGCAAGAAGTTAAAAAGGCTATGAATGAGGAGGAAGCACATGAGTTCTTAAagtttatcaagcacagtgaatATAGCGTTGTAGAACAATTAAACAAGCAGCCAGCCCGAATCTCGGTACTGTCTCTATTGTTGAACTCGGAGCCACATCGAAATGCCTTgctaaaagtgttaaatcaagcttatgtggcgaACAATGTATCTGTGGAAAAGTTTGATAGGTGGGCAAATAATTTAAATGCAgataatttcatctcttttagtgatgacgaAATACCGCCAAATAGTAGGGGCTCCATAAAAGCATTGCACATCACAACCAATTACAAAGGTTACATATTAGCAAATGTACTCATCGACAATGGATCTGCACTCAATGTTATACCTTTGGCCACGCTTTCTAGGATGCCGGTTGATATGTCCTATCTGAGGCCTTGTCATtccatagtaagggcatttgatgggacACGGcgagaagtcatgggaaagatcaaAATTCCTTTAAAAGTGGGGCCATGTGTATATGATATCGAGTTCCAGGTCATGGACATCACGCCTTCATACAGTTGCCTCTTAGGAAGacattggatccattctgctggggTAGTTCCTTAA
- the LOC121218598 gene encoding protein BTR1 isoform X1, with translation MESTESSYVSSPEAARNRSPPPPKSPTSGNVEKPMYIRFLVSNAAAGSVIGKGGSTITEFQSKSGARIQLSRNHETFPGTSDRIIMVSGAIDDILKAMELILGKLFDELNVEDNEDVGPRTKVRLIVPNSSCGSIIGKGGATIKSLIEDSQAGIKISPLDNNFYGLNDRLVTLTGTLDEQMQAIDLILSKLCEDPHYSQAMHAPFSYAATYYSMSYAPNGTGGKFPNHKEDRSNSITIGVPDEHIGLVLGRGGRNIMEISQVSGARIKISDRGDFMSGTTDRKVTITGSQRAIHQAECMIMQKVANATERMMD, from the exons ATGGAGTCGACGGAATCATCTTACGTGTCATCACCGGAGGCGGCGAGAAATAGATCTCCTCCGCCGCCTAAATCGCCGACTTCTG GAAATGTGGAGAAGCCTATGTATATAAGGTTTCTTGTCTCCAATGCTGCGGCTGGTTCTGTAATTGGAAAGGGTGGGTCAACAATTACTGAATTTCAGTCAAAATCAGGAGCTCGAATTCAGTTGTCACGCAACCATGAAACATTCCCAGGAACATCAGACAGGATCATTATGGTCTCTGGAGCGATTGATGACATACTCAAAGCTATGGAGCTTATCCTTGGAAAATTATTCGATGAG CTTAATGTTGAAGATAATGAAGATGTTGGACCAAGAACAAAAGTCAGGCTAATTGTTCCCAATAGCTCTTGTGGCAGTATAATTGGAAAGGGAGGAGCTACCATAAA GTCATTGATTGAGGACTCCCAAGCTGGCATTAAGATATCTCCATTGGATAATAATTTTTATGGCTTGAATGATAGGCTAGTAACACTTACTGGCACACTAGATGAGCAGATGCAAGCAATTGATTTGATTCTTTCCAAGCTTTGCGAAGACCCTCATTACTCACAAGCTATGCATGCTCCATTTTCATATGCTG CGACTTACTATTCGATGAGCTATGCACCAAATGGGACTGGCGGGAAGTTTCCAAATCACAAG GAGGATCGTAGCAACTCCATCACGATTGGTGTTCCGGATGAGCATATTGGGCTGGTTCTTGGGCGTGGTGGAAGGAATATAATGGAAATTAGTCAG GTAAGTGGGGCCAGGATAAAAATATCGGATCGAGGTGACTTCATGTCTGGAACAACAGATAG GAAAGTGACAATCACAGGATCACAGCGAGCAATCCATCAAGCTGAGTGTATGATAATGCAGAAGGTAGCAAATGCCACCGAGAGGATGATGGATTAG
- the LOC121218598 gene encoding protein BTR1 isoform X4, which translates to MYIRFLVSNAAAGSVIGKGGSTITEFQSKSGARIQLSRNHETFPGTSDRIIMVSGAIDDILKAMELILGKLFDELNVEDNEDVGPRTKVRLIVPNSSCGSIIGKGGATIKSLIEDSQAGIKISPLDNNFYGLNDRLVTLTGTLDEQMQAIDLILSKLCEDPHYSQAMHAPFSYAATYYSMSYAPNGTGGKFPNHKEDRSNSITIGVPDEHIGLVLGRGGRNIMEISQVSGARIKISDRGDFMSGTTDRKVTITGSQRAIHQAECMIMQKVANATERMMD; encoded by the exons ATGTATATAAGGTTTCTTGTCTCCAATGCTGCGGCTGGTTCTGTAATTGGAAAGGGTGGGTCAACAATTACTGAATTTCAGTCAAAATCAGGAGCTCGAATTCAGTTGTCACGCAACCATGAAACATTCCCAGGAACATCAGACAGGATCATTATGGTCTCTGGAGCGATTGATGACATACTCAAAGCTATGGAGCTTATCCTTGGAAAATTATTCGATGAG CTTAATGTTGAAGATAATGAAGATGTTGGACCAAGAACAAAAGTCAGGCTAATTGTTCCCAATAGCTCTTGTGGCAGTATAATTGGAAAGGGAGGAGCTACCATAAA GTCATTGATTGAGGACTCCCAAGCTGGCATTAAGATATCTCCATTGGATAATAATTTTTATGGCTTGAATGATAGGCTAGTAACACTTACTGGCACACTAGATGAGCAGATGCAAGCAATTGATTTGATTCTTTCCAAGCTTTGCGAAGACCCTCATTACTCACAAGCTATGCATGCTCCATTTTCATATGCTG CGACTTACTATTCGATGAGCTATGCACCAAATGGGACTGGCGGGAAGTTTCCAAATCACAAG GAGGATCGTAGCAACTCCATCACGATTGGTGTTCCGGATGAGCATATTGGGCTGGTTCTTGGGCGTGGTGGAAGGAATATAATGGAAATTAGTCAG GTAAGTGGGGCCAGGATAAAAATATCGGATCGAGGTGACTTCATGTCTGGAACAACAGATAG GAAAGTGACAATCACAGGATCACAGCGAGCAATCCATCAAGCTGAGTGTATGATAATGCAGAAGGTAGCAAATGCCACCGAGAGGATGATGGATTAG
- the LOC121218598 gene encoding protein BTR1 isoform X2, whose amino-acid sequence MKIEKCLSGNVEKPMYIRFLVSNAAAGSVIGKGGSTITEFQSKSGARIQLSRNHETFPGTSDRIIMVSGAIDDILKAMELILGKLFDELNVEDNEDVGPRTKVRLIVPNSSCGSIIGKGGATIKSLIEDSQAGIKISPLDNNFYGLNDRLVTLTGTLDEQMQAIDLILSKLCEDPHYSQAMHAPFSYAATYYSMSYAPNGTGGKFPNHKEDRSNSITIGVPDEHIGLVLGRGGRNIMEISQVSGARIKISDRGDFMSGTTDRKVTITGSQRAIHQAECMIMQKVANATERMMD is encoded by the exons atgaaaattgaaaaatgtttGTCTG GAAATGTGGAGAAGCCTATGTATATAAGGTTTCTTGTCTCCAATGCTGCGGCTGGTTCTGTAATTGGAAAGGGTGGGTCAACAATTACTGAATTTCAGTCAAAATCAGGAGCTCGAATTCAGTTGTCACGCAACCATGAAACATTCCCAGGAACATCAGACAGGATCATTATGGTCTCTGGAGCGATTGATGACATACTCAAAGCTATGGAGCTTATCCTTGGAAAATTATTCGATGAG CTTAATGTTGAAGATAATGAAGATGTTGGACCAAGAACAAAAGTCAGGCTAATTGTTCCCAATAGCTCTTGTGGCAGTATAATTGGAAAGGGAGGAGCTACCATAAA GTCATTGATTGAGGACTCCCAAGCTGGCATTAAGATATCTCCATTGGATAATAATTTTTATGGCTTGAATGATAGGCTAGTAACACTTACTGGCACACTAGATGAGCAGATGCAAGCAATTGATTTGATTCTTTCCAAGCTTTGCGAAGACCCTCATTACTCACAAGCTATGCATGCTCCATTTTCATATGCTG CGACTTACTATTCGATGAGCTATGCACCAAATGGGACTGGCGGGAAGTTTCCAAATCACAAG GAGGATCGTAGCAACTCCATCACGATTGGTGTTCCGGATGAGCATATTGGGCTGGTTCTTGGGCGTGGTGGAAGGAATATAATGGAAATTAGTCAG GTAAGTGGGGCCAGGATAAAAATATCGGATCGAGGTGACTTCATGTCTGGAACAACAGATAG GAAAGTGACAATCACAGGATCACAGCGAGCAATCCATCAAGCTGAGTGTATGATAATGCAGAAGGTAGCAAATGCCACCGAGAGGATGATGGATTAG
- the LOC121218598 gene encoding protein BTR1 isoform X3, protein MQGNVEKPMYIRFLVSNAAAGSVIGKGGSTITEFQSKSGARIQLSRNHETFPGTSDRIIMVSGAIDDILKAMELILGKLFDELNVEDNEDVGPRTKVRLIVPNSSCGSIIGKGGATIKSLIEDSQAGIKISPLDNNFYGLNDRLVTLTGTLDEQMQAIDLILSKLCEDPHYSQAMHAPFSYAATYYSMSYAPNGTGGKFPNHKEDRSNSITIGVPDEHIGLVLGRGGRNIMEISQVSGARIKISDRGDFMSGTTDRKVTITGSQRAIHQAECMIMQKVANATERMMD, encoded by the exons ATGCAAG GAAATGTGGAGAAGCCTATGTATATAAGGTTTCTTGTCTCCAATGCTGCGGCTGGTTCTGTAATTGGAAAGGGTGGGTCAACAATTACTGAATTTCAGTCAAAATCAGGAGCTCGAATTCAGTTGTCACGCAACCATGAAACATTCCCAGGAACATCAGACAGGATCATTATGGTCTCTGGAGCGATTGATGACATACTCAAAGCTATGGAGCTTATCCTTGGAAAATTATTCGATGAG CTTAATGTTGAAGATAATGAAGATGTTGGACCAAGAACAAAAGTCAGGCTAATTGTTCCCAATAGCTCTTGTGGCAGTATAATTGGAAAGGGAGGAGCTACCATAAA GTCATTGATTGAGGACTCCCAAGCTGGCATTAAGATATCTCCATTGGATAATAATTTTTATGGCTTGAATGATAGGCTAGTAACACTTACTGGCACACTAGATGAGCAGATGCAAGCAATTGATTTGATTCTTTCCAAGCTTTGCGAAGACCCTCATTACTCACAAGCTATGCATGCTCCATTTTCATATGCTG CGACTTACTATTCGATGAGCTATGCACCAAATGGGACTGGCGGGAAGTTTCCAAATCACAAG GAGGATCGTAGCAACTCCATCACGATTGGTGTTCCGGATGAGCATATTGGGCTGGTTCTTGGGCGTGGTGGAAGGAATATAATGGAAATTAGTCAG GTAAGTGGGGCCAGGATAAAAATATCGGATCGAGGTGACTTCATGTCTGGAACAACAGATAG GAAAGTGACAATCACAGGATCACAGCGAGCAATCCATCAAGCTGAGTGTATGATAATGCAGAAGGTAGCAAATGCCACCGAGAGGATGATGGATTAG